From the genome of Candidatus Competibacteraceae bacterium:
ATGTCATGGGCGGTCAGGGGCAGACGCCACCGGACATTGGCGGCGATCAGCGACTGCAAGGCGGCGCTGGCAGTTAGCGATTCAAGAGTGGTGGAGTGACCGGGCTGGTAAGCGGGAAAAATCAGGCCGCGGATTGGCCAGGCGCGATCCAGCGACGGCTGTGGGGGTGGCAGGTAGCGAACCGGTTGATCCCAGCGTTGCAACACTGGCCACGTATCAAGGTTGGGGTAATAAGGCTTCAGTACCGGCCAACTACCGGCTTTCAGGCATAGTGGTCCCGGCAAGGGCCAAGCGCGGGGTGGTTCATCCCGCCTTAGCAGAATCATGTCATCGCCCAGATAGTTCCAACCCTCAGTTAGTAACGCAGCCGTCAACGTGGTTTTTCCACTGCCGCCAGGCGCGGCCATGATCAGGCATAAATCACTGTCGGCGACGGCGGCGGCGTGCAGCACCGCCAGCGTGGGTGTTCTCCGGCAGGGATGCGCCAAGAGATGGTAGAGAAGATGAGCGATGCTGTCGTCCTGGCGGAGGTTACATGCCAACACGCACCCATCCTGGCCTAACAGATACCCGAAGCCGGTGGGATCAGGAGCCAGGTCGAACACCGTATCCGCCGGTGTGGTCGGAGCAACGGCCAGGTGCTGGAGTAGCGGGAGCAGGATCTGGCTCAGATTCGTGTCACCGAGACGAACCCGCAGAATCAAACCACCCAGCCGGTAATTGTGCTCGGCGACAGGCAGGGGAAGCGGGGGCAACCGCTCCGGTACATTATCTTTCTGCTGCTCTTGGGGGGTATGGCCGGTCCCACCCAGCAGCCCGTCTTGATGCCACTGCGCCAAAGCCATCCGGGTGTCTTGCTCGGCTTGCTCGGGCGGTACGGCGAACCGCCGCGCCAGCCGCTCAGCGATGGCCGTCGCCGATAGCCCCGCCTGATGCCCTTCCCAAATGATCTGGGCGGTATCGTTGAGCACGAACAGGCGATTGCCGCCTTCAGGCCATAATGCCAGCTCTTCGCCCAATGGATACGTGATCGCTCGGACAGCGTTCGTTGTTTGCGCCTGTATGCTCATGTCTTCTCCCACGATCTCTCTACATGATGTCGTGGCGGGGTAGCGGCCGTTAGGCCGCGCCCCTTCTTTATTCACTGATCTACCGGCCAGCCTGCATCCGCCATGTGAAGCGATGGGTCGTGCCCACCATCGGGATGGTGTAGCGGTTGACCTTTTTCGGTTTGATCTTGACGTTGTTCTCCACGTCAATCAGGCGGGAATGGTTGCGGATGTCTTGGTTGTCGATGTCCCAGGTCAGGGTGATGGTGCGCAGCTGATCGGAGCGAATTTCGAAGTCCCAGTCGGTGGCTCCAGTGAGGTTCCGTTCAAGCGCGCGGAAATCGGTGGTGTAATCACCGGCGTGGTTACCCCAGTCGTGGTGTGGGAACACCAGGGTCAGATGAGGGTTGAAGTCGGCGGGGCGTTCGTCGAGGTCGTGGGCGTCATGGCCGTTGCGACTGTCGTTGAGCCGACCAATCAGGTTGCCGGGATCGGTGAGACCCTCGGCGCTGACGGTCAGGCGGATGTTCCATTCGTCCGGGTTGCGGACTTTTTTGGCCATCGACTTGGATTCGGGATCGGAATCATCGGTGGTCTTGAGTGCGCGCGTGAGAGTGGCGTGAGTAGCGGCGGTAACGCCCTGGCAACTGGGGGTGGCGGGTATTTGTAGTTGGTAGCCCGGTTTGAAGACCTTGACGAAAAAGCCGTCGAAGGGTTCCAACACGCCTTCAGCGCCCGGCGTGGTGCCGTCGAAGGTTTGATAGGCCGCACCGTTCCATTGATACATCTTGCGGGACAGAATGCAGGTCGGGTCGGCTGGGTCGGTGTCGCAGATGTTGCCGGGGTCGGCGGTGGTCGGGGTTTCGAATGTGGCGAAGTTGTCGTTGGAGATCTGCGCGTCGTTCCAGCAGACGTTGTAGTCATACGGGTGGCCAAGCATGTTGGAGCGACCGTTCGCTGGAGTCGGGGCGGCTTCCAGGTCGATGGGAGTGATGCTGTTGGCGTTGCCGCTGACGGTGAAGCGTTGTTGGTTGGCCGCGAGCGTTTTGAGCCAGTAGCCCTGTCCCACAGTCAACAGGCTGTCAATCGAGAGGTTTTCATACAGATTGGTGAGGGCGTTGTGCTGGTACATGATCCAGCCATCCGCGCCGGCATTGCCGTAAATTGAGGAAGGCAGGTTGCCGGCATGAATATCATCGCCCACGATTTCGCCCACCGTGCCGCCGCCGCCACCATCCAGTGGCAGAGGGCTGATCAGATGCCATTGATGCGGTTCTAACCTAAGAGAGGTAGGGGAATTTTTGACTGCATAAAAGCTAACATTGTCATAGAAAGAGGCGGCGTTAGAGCCAAAATTATTGAGGAAGATAATCAATTGCTGACCGACAAGTGCAGGGGTGGTGGACGAATCGAACAAGAATGAGTTAAGCGCCCAGTTCCCTGGTTCCGGATTAACAGCAGTCGCTGTTGTCCCAAACTGCTGACCAATGAAAGTATCCCTTCCAGACCCTTCAAATAAGTAGCTATTATCGCTGTCCGCCCAGACTTGTAGGCTCCAGTATTCAACGTGCGCTGTTAATAGATCGTTACCAATAGCGGCGGAAAGGGTATAGGTAGTATTAGGCTCAATTAAGAGCCCACTCATCCTATAAATTCCGGCATTTAATCCGCTTAGGAAGAGAATTTGATTGCCTCCTGCTGGAGGTGCTAATGGATTGGTCTGATTAAAACGCTCTGAGCTATTCGTGTTCCAAATTGATGAGTTGCTCACAGCCCCAAAATAGCGGCGCCATCCACCAAAAATGATGGATGTGGAGACAGCTCCATCTGTAATGACCGGAGTCTCCCAAGTTTCGGTAAACATGATAGCTTGGATAGTTGAATTCGCATCGAAAAGGGCTTGTATTTCGTCATCGGTAAGAGCGCGATTGTAAATGCGTAACTCATCAATCCAGCCCCTGAATGGAGACAACCAGGAAATTACTTCCTCTGATGATCCAATAATCAAGTCATTATTGTTATTGTTGAATGTTGAATAAGGGTCATTGCCGTCAACCTTCAAAACTCCGTCCACATATATTTTCATGCGATGGTTTTGTCGGTCTATTATGCCTACGTAATGTCTCCAATAGTTGACTGTTGCACAACATGCATAATAATAAATATGAGTTGCGCCATCACCTGCGGATGCAATCGAAAAAGCTGAATCCATACTCACAAAAGCCGAATATTCTCTATTGGCGTATTCCGCTAAGATAGGACCACCTTTGTGGATAATTGGCGACCATCCATTAGTGAACCCCTCTACTTTCACCCAAAAAGAAATTGAAAGCTGATTGACAGGATTAAGGGAAGATGAGGAGGGCACACGGATATAGTCATCAACGCCGTCAAATTTCACGGCATTTCCGCTTATCCCAGGTTGGTATTGAATACCTCCATTCTCGATACCATGATTATTATTGCCACTTTGATCATTGGCATTGCCGTCAAAAGGATAATAGGCTACTAATCCATCAGCTAAATCAGCATAGATCAGGGGGCTGGTCGTCATCAGCAACACAAAGAATACTGAAACAACCCAAGAGTCAATTCGTCTTGTATCGCTCATTTCCGTTGTCTCCAAAAAAACCGATAAAAATTGATGATCGTCAACCCCTCGTCCACGCACTCTCTCCTGATATCGTGGCGGGGTAGCGGCCGTTAGGCCGCGCCCCTTCTTTATTCACTGATCTACCGGCCAGCCTGCATCCGCCATGTGAAGCGATGGGTCGTGCCCACCATCGGGATGGTGTAGCGGTTGACCTTTTTCGGTTTGATCTTGACGTTGTTCTCCACGTCAATCAGGCGGGAATGGTTGCGGATGTCTTGGTTGTCGATGTCCCAGGTCAGGGTGATGGTGCGCAGCTGATCGGAGCGAATTTCGAAGTCCCAGTCGGTGGCTCCAGTGAGGTTCCGTTCAAGCGCGCGGAAATCGGTGGTGTAATCACCGGCGTGGTTACCCCAGTCGTGGTGTGGGAACACCAGGGTCAGATGAGGGTTGAAGTCGGCGGGGCGTTCGTCGAGGTCGTGGGCGTCATGGCCGTTGCGACTGTCGTTGAGCCGACCAATCAGGTTGCCGGGATCGGTGAGACCCTCGGCGCTGACGGTCAGGCGGATGTTCCATTCGTCCGGGTTGCGGACTTTTTTGGCCATCGACTTGGATTCGGGATCGGAATCATCGGTGGTCTTGAGTGCGCGCGTGAGAGTGGCGTGAGTAGCGGCGGTAACGCCCTGGCAACTGGGGGTGGCGGGTATTTGTAGTTGGTAGCCCGGTTTGAAGACCTTGACGAAAAAGCCGTCGAAGGGTTCCAACACGCCTTCAGCGCCCGGCGTGGTGCCGTCGAAGGTTTGATAGGCCGCACCGTTCCATTGATACATCTTGCGGGACAGAATGCAGGTCGGGTCGGCTGGGTCGGTGTCGCAGATGTTGCCGGGGTCGGCGGTGGTCGGGGTTTCGAATGTGGCAAAGTTGTCGTTGGAGATCTGCGCGTCGCTCCAGCAGACGTTGTAGTCATACGGGTGACCAAGCATGTTGGAGCGACCGTTCGCTGGAGTCGGGGCGGCTTCCAGGTCGATGGGGGTGATGCTGTTGGCGTTGCCGCTGACGGTGAAGCTTTGGTTAGCCGCAAGCGTTTTGAGCCAGTAGCCCCGTCCCACGGTTAATGGACTGTCAATCGTGAGGGTTTCATATAGATTGGTGAGCGCGTTGTGCTGGTACATAATCCAGCCATTCGCGGTGGCATTGCCGTAGATGGCGGAGTCCAGGTTGTCGGCTAGGATATCATTGCCGACGATTTCACCCACCGTGCCGCCGCCGCCACCATCCAGTGGCAGAGGGCTGATCAGATGCCATTGGTTTTGTGCCAGACTCAGGGAGGTGGGGGAATTAGAAGCTGCAGGAGAACTGACGGCAATACCGGTAACGCAGTCAATGCCGGCTATGTACTCAGCAAAACCTGTCGAGGAGTCAATTTGGAACCAGTCACAGTTGGCACCATAAAGAGTACCGTCCGGTGCGAAGCCTATTGTTTCTAGTGAATTTGATGTGTTCCCTATCGAAGGATTGACATCTGTCGCTGCACCCGTATTTGTATCGATTGTGTATAAGCCGTCTAAGTTACTCCAGCCGAAGAGCGTACCATCTGGAGCGAAATCCAAACCCAGAAAGCGGTGTGGGGCAGTGTAACTGATGAATTGTGACTGACCGCTATCAAGGTCGATCTTGTAAAGAGCCGGAAAATAACTCGGAGAAGTCGCGCTGCTGACGTAAAGCTCACCTTCTGGAGAAAATGCCATTGCATATATATTGACAAAGGGGCCTGTAACTGTGACAAGTGGTGTTCCGACTCCCGTGACCGGATCAATCTGCACAAGAAATGCTGGGGCATTTGAGGGTGAAACTGCGGTAATCAGCCGACCGGTCCCATCCACAGCAAGCGAGTTCGTTCCTGAGTACCCCGAGGAACCAATATACAGGTATGCCCCTGTTTGGGGGTTTATCTCGTAAACATCACCATACCAACTAATTGCGGTAAATGCGAACCCATTACCATCGCCTTGAATAGAAAAACTATATGAATTCTCATCGCTGTCATCATTGCTGATGTTTACGATGGCCTGACGTGAGCCCTCGGCGCTCGGGTTAAAGACCACCTGAAAAGTGGTCGTGCCACCCACTGCCACCGGCGAATTCGGCTGCGCGGTGATAGAGAAGTCGCTCGCATGGGCGCCGCTAAGGCTCACGCGTGGCGTACCGGTCAGGTTGAGGGGTGCTGTGCCATCGTTGGCGATAACAAAGCTGTGCGTGACGGTGTCGGCGGCCACATCGACGGTGCCAAAGTCGGTGTTGTCGGTAGTGCTGGGGGTGGTATCACCATCAACGATTTCCTGGCCATTGCCCCGAACCGTGATTTCGGGGACCTGTACTCCACCGAGACTCTTGCCAGCAATCGCAAAAATGTAAGGATTTTCATCGCTGTCGTCATTGGAAATACGGACCGTCGCTTGGCGCTCACCTCCAGCGCTGGGGTTGAAGAGCACCTGAAAAGTGGTCGTGCCACCCACTGCCACCGGCGAATTCGGCTGCGCGGTGATAGAGAAGTCGCTCGCATGGGCGCCGCTAAGGCTCACATGTGGCGTACCGGTCAGGTTGAGGAGCGCTGTGCCGGTGTTGGCGATGGTGAAGGTGTGCGTGACCGTGTCGGTGGCCACATCGACGGTGCCAAAGTCGGTGTTGTCGATGGTGCTGGGCGTGGTATCACCATCAACGATTTCCTGGCCATTGCCCCGAACCGTGATTTCGGGGACCTGTACTCCACCGAAACTCCGGCCAGCAATCGCAAAATTGTAAGGATTTTCATCGCTGTCGTCATTGGAAATACGGACCGTCGCTTGGCGGTCGCCTCCAGCGCTCGGGTTAAAGACCACTTCAAACGTGGTCGAGCCGTTGACTGCAACAGGTGAACTCGGCTGCTGGGTAACGGTAAAATCACTCGCATGAGTTCCGATGATGCTTACACGCGGTGTGCCGGTCAGATTGAGGGGCGCTGTGCCGGTGTTGGCGATGGTGAAGGTGTGAGTATGGCCAGTAGTAATATGGTCAAACCAGGTATCATCATCAACGTTAGGTGAAGTGGCCCCATCTATGATGGAAATTCCGCCGCCATGAACATCCATCTCTGGAGATGTGCTTTGACCCGCGTACCCAACATATATCCAATAATTGCCGGTGGTCGATCGAGTGTTCCCTCGAACCATCAAAACGTATGTTCCAGCAGCCAAGGAAGAAAAACTGATATTTGAATAGGGGTAAGTAAGATAATAATCGTTAGCGAGAGAAGTACATGTGGAGTTGTATAAAGTCCCTTTTATAACCTCGCCCAAGTACATTCCTCCGTAGATAGTCACAGCTCCTGTGGAGGGCAAGGTGAAAGAGAAATAATCCACATCTTCAGCATAAATGATTGAGTCGTCAACCTGTGCATTAACACTTATTGGTAGTATTGGTTGTGTTGGAGGGCAGTCCGCCAGGGCTGGTGTGGAGGCAACCAATAGTAGTGTGATCGTGATCTGGATTAATAATACCCCAATCAAGACATTTAATTTCTTCTTCATTGAAAAACCTCCCGATCTCAATATGCTTGAGGGTGCCCCGAATAAACCATGATTTTCATAAGGCTCAATATGGATTTCAGTCAGTTCGCTGCGTTATGCGACTCGCGTGACCATTAACGAAAGCCGCACTTCAGCAGATCGGATTTCATGAGTTTGTTCAGAACCTGTGATTTTCTACTCCTATCTTGCGGTAGGTTTAGCTTTAATTGTTCAGTAACAATAACTAAATCATCACATAGGTTGATCTTTAGGGGCCAACGCTCATTGGCAGGTATTTAGTATCAAAAACTCAAGAAAGTATCAACTGAGTAACTAAGTCATCTACAAAAATTAATGTTAATTTTCCAGTTTCGAAACTTTTCTATTACATGAGCGCTCCCTTGAATCAATGCTTCGGACAGTTTTAGCTATCACAATCGACTGGTTAGCCTTCATAGGCATCATTAAATTCAACTAAGGGTTTGACCGGATCTCGATAAAATAACTCGTTGATTTTGCTTGACCTGTAGCGGTCGCTTCAAGTTCTGATTTTTCAAGGAGTTTCACGTACCGATGTGCCTTTTGTCCACGAGGCCGAAAGCCAAAACTGTCCGAATCATTGTTGAATACCAATCGAAATAAAAAGCTATGCCGTGCCCTTGCTCTGCCCACACCACCACAGATCCTCTCACCACATGAGAGAAATAAACCGGCAAGCGGTAACCAAGGCACATCGCTCAAGACTGCTCGAAGCCCTCCCGCATCTTGACGGGTTTACGGATACGTGACTTGAATCATGGGGCGGCAAAAAAACTCCTAAAAATTGATGATCGTCAACCCGTCGGATTCTCTCCCCACTAGCTTTATAAATGGCCAAATTTGCGGGGAAAACGGGTGATGAATATCGTCAGCGAGACCGATCTTGACCATGCTGTCCAGAATCCCGACGGTTACGAGGGCGCGCTCGGCGGGCTGACCCGTCGCCAGTTCCTGACTTACTGCACCGGCGTCGCCGCGACCTTGGGGCTCTCGTCGCTGATGGGGCCGCGCATCGCCGCTGCCGCCACCGCTGCCGCCCGGCCGCCGGTCATCTGGCTGTCGGCGCAGGAATGCACCGGCTGCACCGAGTCGCTGCTGCGCGCTTATCATCCGACCCTCGAAACCCTGATCCTCGACATGATCTCATTGGATTATCACGAGGCGTTGTGCGCGGGCGCCGGTCATCAGGCCGAGGCGTACAAAGCCAAGTCGATGAAGGAGAACTGGGGCAAGTTCGTGTTGGTGGTGGACGGCTCGATTCCGACCAGGGACGGCGGCGTCTACTGCATGGTCGCCGGCAAGCCGATCCTGGAAACGGTCCGGGAAACGGCCGAGGGCGCGGCGGCGATTATCGCCATCGGCTCCTGCGCCTCCTGGGGTGGCGTGCCCTCCAGCGATCCCAACCCGACCGAAGCCAAGCCGGTGCATGAAGTGTTGCCCGGTAAAACCGTGATCAACCTGCCCGGCTGCCCGCCCAATCCCTACAACTTCCTGTCCACCGTCCTGTACCTGCTAACCTTCGGCAAGCCGCCGGGACTGGATATCAAGAACCGGCCAAAATTTGCCTACGGCCGACTGATTCACGAAAACTGCGAGCGGCGCCCGCACTTCGACGCCGGCCGCTTTGCCCTGGAATACGGCGATTTCGGTCATCGCCAAGGCTGGTGCCTGTACAAACTGGGCTGCAAGGGACCAGAGACCCACGCCAATTGTCCGGCCATCGGTTTCGGCGATGTCGGTGAAGGCAACTGGCCGGTGGGCATCGGTCATCCCTGCTTCGGTTGTACCGAGGAGGGGGTGGGGTTCACCAAGCCGCTCCATGCGCTGGCGAAGGTCAAGACCTTTACGCCGCCGACCGCCTTTCCGGTGGTGAACGCGCCCAAGGGCAAGGGCGTGACTCCGGCGGCGGCGGCAGTCGTGGCCGGCGTCGCTGGATTGGGGATAGGCGCGGGCGCGATGGCCCTGCGCGGCATGGACCAAAAGGATGAGCCCGCCGCTTCCGATCACGATACCCCGCGGCAGTAGGAGGGTGCGTCATGACCATCAATCGCCGCCAGTTCCTGCGGGGCGCCATCGGCGCCGTCACCACCGCCGCCGCCGCGCCGGTCGCCGAGGCCGCGCCATTCGACCGGCGTGAGCCGAAGACCCTGCCGCCCAAGGCGGTGGGGATGCTGTACGACTCGACCCAGTGTATCGGCTGTAAAGCCTGCGTCGCCGCCTGCAAGGACGCCAACGGCATGCCGGTCGAGCAACCGCAACGCCTGGCCGAGTGGAACGAAGGGACCTGGGATACCGCCGAAGACATTTCCGGCAAGACCCTGAACGTGATCCGGGTTTACCAGAACGGCACCATGGCTCAGAAAGACCGCGAGATCGACGGCTACGCCTTCGTCAAGCGCCACTGCCTGCATTGCGTCGATCCGTCCTGCATCTCGGTGTGCCCGGTCAGCGCCATGCGCAAGGACCCGGTCACCGGCATCGTTACCCACAACCCGGATGCCTGCATCGGTTGCCGCTATTGCGTCTACGGCTGTCCGTTCAACGTGCCCCAGTATCAATTCGATCAGCCATTCGGCCGGATCGCCAAGTGCCAGTTCTGCAACCACTTGCAGAAGCAGGGCAAGCTCCCGGCCTGCTGCGACGTGTGTCCGACCGGCGCCTCGCTGTTCGGCTTGGTCGAGGATCTGCAAAAGGAAGCAGAGCGGCGCATGGCCCTCAAGCCCGGAGACCTGTACGAGTTTCCGCGCGGCAAGCTGGGCGGCGACCGGCCCGGTCAGGTGGCGCCGGCCGGGGAGTACCAGCCGCACATCTACGGCGAGACCGAATCCGGCGGTACCCAGGTGCGCTATCTGAGCGGTGTGCCCCATGAAAAGCTGGGCTTGCCCAAGCTGCCCGATCACTCTTTCGCCGCCGTTTCCGAGGGGATGCAGCACACGCTCTACAAGGGCATGATCGCGCCGCTGGCTTTGCTCGGCGGTCTGGTGGTGCTGGCCCGGCGCAATGCCAAGAGCGACGAAGAACGGAAAAAAGACGACGAGGAGCGGCCATCATGACGGCGATTACCCATCGGCCGCTCGGCGGCAAGGTGGTCACCAAACCGTTTCTGATTCTCGGCTTCTTCCTGCTGATCGCGGCTTATTTCATTTTGCGCCGCTTTCTGTTTGGGATGGGCGACGTTTCCAACATGAGCAACGGTTACCCCATCGGCACCTGGGTGGTGCTGGATGTGGTGATCGGCACGGCCTTCGGCTGCGGCGGTTTCGCCATGGCGCTGCTGGTCTATATCTTCAACCACAACGTTTATCACCCGCTGATGCGGCCGGCCCTGCTCGGCGGGGTGTTCGGCTACACACTGGCCGGTCTGGCGGTGATGATCGACCTCGGCCGCTACTGGAACGCCTTCAACCTGTTGCTGCCCTGGTACGCCCAGCCGAATTCGGTCATTTTCGAGGTGGCGCTGTGCGTCATGGCCTACATCACGGTGTTGTGGCTGGAGTTCTGGCCGGCGTTTCTGGAGCGGATGCCGCTTACGTTCAAGCAGCGCTACAGTTTGGACAAGCTCCAGGTTTTTCTGAAAAAATATATGTACGTGCTGATTGCGGTCGGGGTGTTGCTGCCGACCATGCATCAGTCCTCGCTGGGCTCGGTGCTGCTGATCATGGGCTCCAAGCTTTCTCCCCTGTGGTACACCATTTGGTTGCCGCTGCTGTATCTGATTTCGGCGCTGGCCATGGGTTACGGCGTGGTGATGTTGGAAGCCACCCTGGTCAATCGGGCCTTCAAGACGCCGTCCGAGGTGACGTTGTTCGCGCGGCTGGCGCGGGTTGTCGCCGGTCTGCTGGCGGGCTACCTGTTGCTGCGTTGGGGCGATCTGGCCTATCACGGTCATCTGAGTCTGGCTTTCGCCGGCGATTGGGACGGCAATCTGTTCCTGCTCGAAACCGCGCTGTTCCTCGTGCCGCTCTTCGTGCTGGTTTCGCGGCGCCGCGCCA
Proteins encoded in this window:
- a CDS encoding PqqD family peptide modification chaperone; translated protein: MGEELALWPEGGNRLFVLNDTAQIIWEGHQAGLSATAIAERLARRFAVPPEQAEQDTRMALAQWHQDGLLGGTGHTPQEQQKDNVPERLPPLPLPVAEHNYRLGGLILRVRLGDTNLSQILLPLLQHLAVAPTTPADTVFDLAPDPTGFGYLLGQDGCVLACNLRQDDSIAHLLYHLLAHPCRRTPTLAVLHAAAVADSDLCLIMAAPGGSGKTTLTAALLTEGWNYLGDDMILLRRDEPPRAWPLPGPLCLKAGSWPVLKPYYPNLDTWPVLQRWDQPVRYLPPPQPSLDRAWPIRGLIFPAYQPGHSTTLESLTASAALQSLIAANVRWRLPLTAHDIGMLIGWLNHLPAYRLTYDTLSEAVAAIRIVGTAS
- a CDS encoding LamG domain-containing protein, whose protein sequence is MSDTRRIDSWVVSVFFVLLMTTSPLIYADLADGLVAYYPFDGNANDQSGNNNHGIENGGIQYQPGISGNAVKFDGVDDYIRVPSSSSLNPVNQLSISFWVKVEGFTNGWSPIIHKGGPILAEYANREYSAFVSMDSAFSIASAGDGATHIYYYACCATVNYWRHYVGIIDRQNHRMKIYVDGVLKVDGNDPYSTFNNNNNDLIIGSSEEVISWLSPFRGWIDELRIYNRALTDDEIQALFDANSTIQAIMFTETWETPVITDGAVSTSIIFGGWRRYFGAVSNSSIWNTNSSERFNQTNPLAPPAGGNQILFLSGLNAGIYRMSGLLIEPNTTYTLSAAIGNDLLTAHVEYWSLQVWADSDNSYLFEGSGRDTFIGQQFGTTATAVNPEPGNWALNSFLFDSSTTPALVGQQLIIFLNNFGSNAASFYDNVSFYAVKNSPTSLRLEPHQWHLISPLPLDGGGGGTVGEIVGDDIHAGNLPSSIYGNAGADGWIMYQHNALTNLYENLSIDSLLTVGQGYWLKTLAANQQRFTVSGNANSITPIDLEAAPTPANGRSNMLGHPYDYNVCWNDAQISNDNFATFETPTTADPGNICDTDPADPTCILSRKMYQWNGAAYQTFDGTTPGAEGVLEPFDGFFVKVFKPGYQLQIPATPSCQGVTAATHATLTRALKTTDDSDPESKSMAKKVRNPDEWNIRLTVSAEGLTDPGNLIGRLNDSRNGHDAHDLDERPADFNPHLTLVFPHHDWGNHAGDYTTDFRALERNLTGATDWDFEIRSDQLRTITLTWDIDNQDIRNHSRLIDVENNVKIKPKKVNRYTIPMVGTTHRFTWRMQAGR
- a CDS encoding choice-of-anchor D domain-containing protein; this translates as MKKKLNVLIGVLLIQITITLLLVASTPALADCPPTQPILPISVNAQVDDSIIYAEDVDYFSFTLPSTGAVTIYGGMYLGEVIKGTLYNSTCTSLANDYYLTYPYSNISFSSLAAGTYVLMVRGNTRSTTGNYWIYVGYAGQSTSPEMDVHGGGISIIDGATSPNVDDDTWFDHITTGHTHTFTIANTGTAPLNLTGTPRVSIIGTHASDFTVTQQPSSPVAVNGSTTFEVVFNPSAGGDRQATVRISNDDSDENPYNFAIAGRSFGGVQVPEITVRGNGQEIVDGDTTPSTIDNTDFGTVDVATDTVTHTFTIANTGTALLNLTGTPHVSLSGAHASDFSITAQPNSPVAVGGTTTFQVLFNPSAGGERQATVRISNDDSDENPYIFAIAGKSLGGVQVPEITVRGNGQEIVDGDTTPSTTDNTDFGTVDVAADTVTHSFVIANDGTAPLNLTGTPRVSLSGAHASDFSITAQPNSPVAVGGTTTFQVVFNPSAEGSRQAIVNISNDDSDENSYSFSIQGDGNGFAFTAISWYGDVYEINPQTGAYLYIGSSGYSGTNSLAVDGTGRLITAVSPSNAPAFLVQIDPVTGVGTPLVTVTGPFVNIYAMAFSPEGELYVSSATSPSYFPALYKIDLDSGQSQFISYTAPHRFLGLDFAPDGTLFGWSNLDGLYTIDTNTGAATDVNPSIGNTSNSLETIGFAPDGTLYGANCDWFQIDSSTGFAEYIAGIDCVTGIAVSSPAASNSPTSLSLAQNQWHLISPLPLDGGGGGTVGEIVGNDILADNLDSAIYGNATANGWIMYQHNALTNLYETLTIDSPLTVGRGYWLKTLAANQSFTVSGNANSITPIDLEAAPTPANGRSNMLGHPYDYNVCWSDAQISNDNFATFETPTTADPGNICDTDPADPTCILSRKMYQWNGAAYQTFDGTTPGAEGVLEPFDGFFVKVFKPGYQLQIPATPSCQGVTAATHATLTRALKTTDDSDPESKSMAKKVRNPDEWNIRLTVSAEGLTDPGNLIGRLNDSRNGHDAHDLDERPADFNPHLTLVFPHHDWGNHAGDYTTDFRALERNLTGATDWDFEIRSDQLRTITLTWDIDNQDIRNHSRLIDVENNVKIKPKKVNRYTIPMVGTTHRFTWRMQAGR
- a CDS encoding hydrogenase small subunit; protein product: MNIVSETDLDHAVQNPDGYEGALGGLTRRQFLTYCTGVAATLGLSSLMGPRIAAAATAAARPPVIWLSAQECTGCTESLLRAYHPTLETLILDMISLDYHEALCAGAGHQAEAYKAKSMKENWGKFVLVVDGSIPTRDGGVYCMVAGKPILETVRETAEGAAAIIAIGSCASWGGVPSSDPNPTEAKPVHEVLPGKTVINLPGCPPNPYNFLSTVLYLLTFGKPPGLDIKNRPKFAYGRLIHENCERRPHFDAGRFALEYGDFGHRQGWCLYKLGCKGPETHANCPAIGFGDVGEGNWPVGIGHPCFGCTEEGVGFTKPLHALAKVKTFTPPTAFPVVNAPKGKGVTPAAAAVVAGVAGLGIGAGAMALRGMDQKDEPAASDHDTPRQ
- the hybA gene encoding hydrogenase 2 operon protein HybA codes for the protein MTINRRQFLRGAIGAVTTAAAAPVAEAAPFDRREPKTLPPKAVGMLYDSTQCIGCKACVAACKDANGMPVEQPQRLAEWNEGTWDTAEDISGKTLNVIRVYQNGTMAQKDREIDGYAFVKRHCLHCVDPSCISVCPVSAMRKDPVTGIVTHNPDACIGCRYCVYGCPFNVPQYQFDQPFGRIAKCQFCNHLQKQGKLPACCDVCPTGASLFGLVEDLQKEAERRMALKPGDLYEFPRGKLGGDRPGQVAPAGEYQPHIYGETESGGTQVRYLSGVPHEKLGLPKLPDHSFAAVSEGMQHTLYKGMIAPLALLGGLVVLARRNAKSDEERKKDDEERPS
- the hybB gene encoding Ni/Fe-hydrogenase cytochrome b subunit, with the protein product MTAITHRPLGGKVVTKPFLILGFFLLIAAYFILRRFLFGMGDVSNMSNGYPIGTWVVLDVVIGTAFGCGGFAMALLVYIFNHNVYHPLMRPALLGGVFGYTLAGLAVMIDLGRYWNAFNLLLPWYAQPNSVIFEVALCVMAYITVLWLEFWPAFLERMPLTFKQRYSLDKLQVFLKKYMYVLIAVGVLLPTMHQSSLGSVLLIMGSKLSPLWYTIWLPLLYLISALAMGYGVVMLEATLVNRAFKTPSEVTLFARLARVVAGLLAGYLLLRWGDLAYHGHLSLAFAGDWDGNLFLLETALFLVPLFVLVSRRRASQRWQFLAAVSLLAAGSLYRLDSYLMAVRPGNGWTYFPSAPELMITIGIVCLEIMLYLLFIKTLPVLHGAHQAQP